The following coding sequences are from one Natrarchaeobaculum sulfurireducens window:
- a CDS encoding glycerophosphodiester phosphodiesterase, protein MRLIAHRGFAATAPENTIAAVQSAADVADAVEFDVRRCGSGELVVIHDETIDRVTGGVGTVADSSLADLKTHTVLESGERIPTLEELLAVVPDDVEINLEMKDRDIAADVLAALEGVENRVVTTSFLEDELRAVRALDPDQPTGLLVRRDLDHPITTAVELDCDVIGANYARCLTTRLVPRAKAVDLEVHAWSIERPLMAKLLGLRGVDCVSADRLIRI, encoded by the coding sequence ATGCGACTGATCGCCCATCGCGGCTTCGCCGCGACCGCACCAGAGAACACGATTGCAGCCGTCCAATCGGCGGCCGACGTCGCCGACGCTGTCGAGTTCGACGTCCGCCGCTGTGGCTCTGGCGAGCTGGTCGTCATCCACGACGAGACGATCGACCGCGTCACCGGTGGCGTCGGCACCGTCGCCGATTCCTCGCTCGCGGACCTCAAGACACACACCGTCCTCGAGTCCGGTGAGCGAATTCCGACGCTCGAGGAACTCCTCGCGGTCGTCCCCGACGACGTCGAGATCAACCTCGAGATGAAAGACCGCGACATCGCGGCGGACGTCCTCGCGGCTCTCGAGGGCGTCGAGAACCGGGTGGTGACCACCTCGTTTCTCGAGGATGAACTCCGGGCGGTTCGCGCCCTCGATCCGGACCAGCCGACGGGACTGCTCGTGCGCCGAGACCTCGACCACCCCATCACCACGGCCGTCGAACTCGACTGTGACGTCATCGGGGCGAACTACGCCCGCTGTCTGACGACGCGACTCGTCCCGCGCGCGAAAGCCGTCGACCTCGAGGTCCACGCTTGGTCGATCGAACGGCCGCTGATGGCGAAGCTGCTGGGTCTGCGTGGCGTCGACTGTGTCTCTGCTGATCGTCTGATTCGGATCTAA
- a CDS encoding response regulator codes for MSTRFEEPVEILLVEDNPGDVRLVEIALRELSTDTELDVATDGTKALETLSGCLRNESVPDLVLLDLNLPRMGGFEFLDEIQDQPALARIPILVLTGSNACEDVAESYERAANAYLTKPADPAAYIEMVEAVADFWFDRVALPSTHA; via the coding sequence ATGAGCACGCGATTCGAGGAGCCAGTCGAAATTCTACTGGTCGAGGACAACCCAGGCGACGTCCGACTCGTCGAGATTGCCCTTCGTGAACTCTCGACCGACACCGAACTGGACGTCGCAACCGATGGCACCAAGGCGCTCGAGACGCTCTCGGGATGTCTCCGGAACGAGTCGGTCCCGGACCTCGTCTTACTCGATCTCAACCTGCCGCGGATGGGCGGCTTCGAGTTCTTAGATGAGATACAGGACCAACCGGCGCTCGCACGGATTCCGATCCTCGTCCTGACCGGTTCGAACGCGTGCGAAGACGTCGCCGAGAGCTACGAACGGGCCGCGAACGCCTACCTCACCAAGCCGGCCGATCCGGCAGCGTACATCGAGATGGTCGAAGCGGTCGCCGATTTCTGGTTCGATCGGGTCGCACTGCCCTCGACTCACGCCTGA
- a CDS encoding SDR family oxidoreductase, translated as MPSTQFDLDFDGTVAVITGASGALGSAIVDRFHRAGATVCAVDLVEPDDADSLLEPDDRIHFYEADLTDESDVAELVDRIVDDHGRIDHLLNVAGTWRGGAPIEETDAEEFEFLMDVNLKTAFLAAKHALPHLQQQDGAIVSVSARSSLEGGEGDGPYRISKAGIRLLTETLAEENRGAVRANCVMPSVIDTPMNREMMPDADHDSWVEPAEIADVMGFLCSDAAAVTSGAAVPVYGEA; from the coding sequence ATGCCATCGACGCAGTTCGACCTCGATTTCGACGGGACCGTCGCCGTAATCACCGGTGCAAGCGGGGCGCTCGGAAGCGCGATCGTCGACCGATTTCACCGCGCAGGTGCGACCGTTTGTGCCGTCGACCTCGTCGAACCGGACGACGCGGACAGCCTACTCGAGCCGGACGATCGAATCCACTTCTATGAAGCGGATCTGACTGACGAGAGCGATGTCGCCGAACTCGTCGACCGGATCGTCGACGACCACGGCCGCATCGATCACCTGCTGAACGTCGCCGGCACCTGGCGAGGTGGTGCGCCGATCGAGGAGACCGACGCCGAGGAGTTCGAGTTTCTGATGGACGTCAACCTGAAAACGGCATTTCTCGCGGCGAAACACGCTCTTCCACATCTTCAACAACAGGACGGAGCGATCGTCAGCGTCAGCGCTCGCTCCTCACTCGAGGGCGGCGAGGGAGACGGTCCGTACCGCATCTCGAAGGCCGGGATTCGGCTGTTGACCGAGACGCTCGCCGAGGAAAACCGTGGAGCGGTCAGGGCCAACTGCGTAATGCCGAGCGTGATCGATACGCCGATGAACCGTGAGATGATGCCCGACGCGGATCACGACTCGTGGGTCGAGCCGGCCGAAATCGCGGACGTGATGGGGTTCCTCTGTAGCGACGCCGCAGCGGTGACGAGCGGCGCGGCGGTTCCGGTCTACGGCGAGGCCTGA
- a CDS encoding YeaH/YhbH family protein, which produces MGLKDDLERFREVGEQRREDLADFIQYGELGTSRPDQINIPVKIVSLPEFEYDRRDKGGVGQGDGGTPDVGQPVGQPQPQPGDDDGDGDEPGEEGGEHKYYEMDPEEFAQELDEELGLDLEPKGKKVIEEKEGPFTDLTRTGPDSTLDFERMFKEGLKRKLAMDFDEEFLRELCKVEGISPREVFEWARGENLPVSMAWVEEAHDEVADERGAWSSIEEVEANVERETVQQKIRREGIKHVPFRREDERYRYPEIIEEKEKNVVVVNIRDVSGSMREKKRELVERTFTPLDWYLQGKYDNAEFVYIAHDADAWQVEREDFFGIRSGGGTKISSAYELAAELLEEYPWSDWNRYVFAAGDSENSSNDTEERVIPIMEEIPANLHAYVETQPSGNAINATHAEELERHFGTDADDVAVAYVNGKADVTDAIYEILSTESDSDE; this is translated from the coding sequence ATGGGACTGAAAGACGACCTCGAGCGATTCCGTGAAGTGGGCGAACAGCGACGCGAGGACTTAGCCGACTTCATCCAGTACGGCGAACTTGGCACCAGCAGACCGGACCAGATCAACATCCCGGTCAAGATCGTCTCGCTCCCGGAGTTCGAGTACGACCGCCGGGACAAAGGTGGCGTCGGCCAGGGCGACGGCGGAACGCCGGACGTCGGCCAGCCCGTCGGCCAGCCCCAGCCTCAGCCGGGCGACGACGACGGTGACGGCGACGAACCCGGCGAGGAAGGCGGCGAGCACAAGTACTACGAGATGGACCCCGAGGAGTTCGCCCAGGAACTCGACGAGGAACTGGGGCTGGACTTAGAGCCAAAGGGGAAGAAAGTGATCGAGGAGAAAGAAGGGCCGTTCACCGACCTCACCAGAACCGGCCCCGACAGCACGCTCGACTTCGAGCGGATGTTCAAAGAGGGACTCAAGCGCAAACTCGCGATGGACTTCGACGAGGAGTTCCTGCGAGAACTGTGCAAGGTCGAGGGGATCAGCCCCCGCGAGGTCTTCGAGTGGGCCCGCGGCGAGAACCTCCCGGTGTCGATGGCCTGGGTCGAGGAGGCCCACGACGAGGTCGCCGACGAACGTGGGGCCTGGTCGTCGATCGAGGAGGTCGAAGCGAACGTCGAACGCGAGACTGTCCAGCAGAAGATCCGCCGTGAGGGGATCAAACACGTCCCCTTCCGTCGCGAAGACGAACGCTACCGCTACCCCGAGATCATCGAGGAAAAAGAGAAGAACGTCGTCGTGGTCAACATCCGCGACGTCTCCGGCTCGATGCGCGAGAAGAAACGCGAACTCGTCGAACGGACGTTCACCCCGCTCGACTGGTACCTCCAGGGCAAGTACGACAACGCGGAGTTCGTCTACATCGCCCACGACGCCGACGCCTGGCAGGTCGAACGGGAGGACTTCTTCGGCATCCGCTCGGGTGGCGGCACGAAGATCTCGAGCGCGTACGAACTCGCCGCCGAACTCCTGGAGGAATATCCCTGGAGCGACTGGAACCGCTACGTCTTCGCCGCCGGTGATTCGGAGAACTCCTCGAACGACACTGAAGAGCGCGTCATCCCGATCATGGAGGAGATCCCGGCGAACCTCCATGCCTACGTCGAAACCCAGCCAAGCGGCAACGCGATCAACGCCACCCACGCCGAAGAACTCGAGCGTCACTTCGGTACCGACGCCGACGACGTCGCGGTGGCGTACGTCAACGGCAAAGCGGACGTGACCGACGCGATCTACGAGATTCTCTCGACGGAGAGTGATTCGGATGAGTAA
- a CDS encoding PrkA family serine protein kinase, whose product MTGEDYVTEADRTLEATYEEPMELATYVDRIFENPTIASHASKYLLEAIEAAGTRTVVEEGEEKERYRFFDDPHNDGEHAILGNTEVLNGFVDDLRSIAAGRAKDEKIIWFEGPTATGKSELKRCLVNGLREYSKTPAGRRYTVEWNVTSAEAEQRGLSYGSDPTAGDDKHWYESPVQSHPLSVFPEEIRERILEDLNDELDEHVPLRVDAELDPFSREAYDYLEERYRREGEDELFSAITNDRHLRVKNYVVDIGQGVGVLHSEDDGRPKERLVGSWMHGMLQELDSRGRKNPQAFSYDGVLSQGNGVLTIVEDAAQHADLLQKLLNVPDEQSVKLDKGIGMDVDTQLLIISNPDLEAQLNQHADRNGMDPLKALKRRLDKHQFGYLTNLSLESELIRRELTNETEVWEADTYDELESRIREPVRVTIKAQDGKTRTKEFAPHAIESAALYAVVSRLDEQDLPNGLDLVDKALIYDQGYLQEGDSRREKAAFDFADDGSDGDHGIPVTYTRDTLAELVQADQDRHHPELPVSDVIMPRDVLNAMAEGLSTAPVFSTGERSEFEGRVVPVKNYIYDRQESDVIEAIMHDRRVDEETVAAYVEHVYAWETDEPLYNDRGERVEPDPLKMKLFEVEHLGRFGEDDYEGNLPRESVRNFRREKVITSLNRHAWEHRDEDFAVQNVDLTAIPVIKSVLESHDWDDVRRTFEDFDPRQWDDPPSGTETEGVKERTIETMVDEFDYSEASAELTSRHVMGQVSYRWD is encoded by the coding sequence ATGACCGGCGAGGACTACGTTACCGAGGCCGACCGAACGCTCGAGGCGACCTACGAAGAGCCGATGGAGCTGGCGACCTACGTCGATCGGATCTTCGAGAACCCGACGATCGCCTCGCACGCCTCGAAGTACCTGCTCGAGGCGATCGAGGCCGCCGGGACTCGCACCGTCGTCGAAGAGGGCGAGGAGAAAGAGCGCTATCGCTTCTTCGACGACCCGCACAACGACGGTGAACACGCGATCCTCGGCAACACCGAGGTGCTCAACGGCTTCGTCGACGACCTCCGTTCGATCGCGGCCGGCCGGGCGAAAGACGAGAAGATCATCTGGTTCGAGGGGCCGACGGCGACGGGGAAATCCGAACTCAAACGCTGTCTGGTCAACGGACTGCGTGAGTACTCGAAGACGCCCGCGGGACGTCGGTACACCGTCGAGTGGAACGTCACCAGCGCCGAGGCCGAACAGCGCGGGCTGAGCTACGGGAGCGACCCGACCGCCGGCGACGACAAACACTGGTACGAGAGTCCCGTCCAGTCACACCCCTTGTCGGTTTTCCCCGAGGAGATCCGCGAGCGCATCCTCGAGGATCTAAACGACGAGCTCGACGAGCACGTCCCACTTCGGGTCGACGCAGAACTCGACCCGTTCTCGCGGGAGGCCTACGACTACCTCGAAGAGCGCTACCGTCGCGAAGGCGAAGACGAGTTGTTTTCGGCGATTACGAACGATCGACACCTGCGGGTGAAAAACTACGTCGTCGACATCGGCCAGGGCGTCGGCGTGCTCCACTCCGAAGACGACGGCCGCCCCAAAGAACGGCTCGTCGGCTCCTGGATGCACGGCATGCTCCAGGAACTGGACTCGCGTGGACGGAAGAATCCGCAGGCGTTCTCCTACGACGGGGTGCTCTCGCAGGGCAACGGCGTCCTCACGATCGTCGAGGACGCCGCCCAGCACGCCGACTTGCTCCAGAAGCTACTGAACGTCCCCGACGAACAGTCGGTCAAACTCGATAAGGGAATCGGGATGGACGTCGACACCCAGTTACTGATCATCTCGAACCCCGACCTCGAGGCCCAGCTTAACCAGCACGCCGACCGAAACGGGATGGACCCGCTGAAGGCGCTCAAACGAAGGCTCGACAAACACCAGTTCGGCTACCTGACGAACCTCTCGCTCGAGTCGGAACTCATCCGACGTGAGCTGACCAACGAGACGGAAGTCTGGGAGGCCGACACCTACGACGAACTCGAGTCGCGCATCCGCGAGCCAGTCCGGGTCACGATCAAAGCACAGGACGGTAAGACGCGAACGAAGGAGTTCGCCCCGCATGCGATCGAGTCGGCCGCGCTGTACGCGGTGGTTTCCCGCCTCGACGAGCAGGATCTGCCGAACGGCCTCGATCTGGTCGACAAGGCGTTGATCTACGATCAGGGCTACCTGCAGGAAGGGGATAGCCGACGCGAGAAAGCGGCGTTCGACTTCGCCGACGACGGCAGCGACGGCGACCACGGCATCCCGGTGACGTACACACGAGACACGCTCGCCGAACTGGTCCAGGCTGACCAGGATCGCCACCACCCGGAGCTTCCCGTCAGCGACGTCATCATGCCGCGGGACGTGTTGAACGCGATGGCCGAGGGACTCTCGACTGCTCCCGTTTTCTCGACGGGCGAACGCTCGGAGTTCGAAGGTCGCGTCGTCCCCGTGAAAAACTACATTTACGACCGACAGGAGTCGGACGTCATCGAGGCGATCATGCACGACCGACGCGTCGACGAGGAGACGGTCGCAGCGTACGTCGAACACGTCTACGCCTGGGAGACCGACGAGCCGCTGTACAACGACCGCGGCGAGCGCGTCGAACCCGATCCGCTGAAGATGAAACTGTTCGAGGTCGAACACCTCGGCCGGTTTGGCGAGGACGATTACGAAGGCAACCTCCCCCGCGAGAGCGTCCGAAACTTCCGCCGGGAGAAAGTGATCACGTCCCTCAACCGCCACGCCTGGGAGCACCGCGATGAGGATTTCGCCGTCCAGAACGTCGACCTGACGGCGATTCCAGTGATCAAGTCGGTCCTCGAGAGCCACGACTGGGACGACGTCCGGCGGACCTTCGAGGACTTCGACCCGCGCCAGTGGGACGATCCGCCGAGTGGGACCGAAACGGAGGGCGTCAAGGAGCGAACGATCGAGACGATGGTCGACGAGTTCGATTACTCCGAGGCATCGGCCGAACTGACCAGCCGACACGTCATGGGACAGGTGAGCTACCGATGGGACTGA
- a CDS encoding secondary thiamine-phosphate synthase enzyme YjbQ, giving the protein MDVSVDTDARLTTVDVTDRIADAVPDELATGTATAFVRHTTAGLIVQENEPRLRGDIESFLEEVVPDEGHAHDQLDGNADSHLRATLLGPDVTIPVEDGELALGTWQSVLLVECDGPRTRTITVTTVGE; this is encoded by the coding sequence ATGGACGTTTCAGTCGACACCGACGCACGACTCACGACCGTCGACGTGACCGACCGGATCGCCGACGCGGTTCCCGACGAGCTGGCCACCGGAACCGCCACCGCGTTCGTCCGGCATACGACCGCGGGACTGATTGTACAGGAGAACGAGCCCCGACTGCGCGGGGACATCGAATCGTTTCTCGAGGAGGTCGTCCCGGACGAGGGCCACGCCCACGACCAGCTAGACGGTAACGCCGACTCGCACCTGCGAGCGACGCTGCTCGGGCCGGACGTGACGATTCCGGTCGAAGACGGCGAGCTCGCACTCGGCACCTGGCAGTCGGTGCTCCTGGTCGAGTGCGACGGACCGCGGACGCGAACGATCACCGTGACGACCGTCGGCGAGTAG
- the glnA gene encoding type I glutamate--ammonia ligase yields the protein MPDGNLTSTEESVLDEIEAKGVDFLRLQFTDILGTVKNVAVPARQAEKAFTEGIYFDGSSIEGFVRIQESDMRLVPDPETFAILPWRQDDESAAARMICDVYDTSTGEPFEGDPRYVLKQALERASEMGYEVNFAPEPEFFMFEEDEDGRATTETADHGGYFDLAPKDLASDVRRDIIYGLEDMGFEIEASHHEVAQGQYEINFEYDDALTTADNVGTFRTVVRAIAAQHDLHATFMPKPIPKINGSGMHTHMSLMEEGGENAFHDDDDEFNLSETAHAYLAGILEHAPAITAVANPTVNSYKRLVPGYEAPVYVAWSDRNRSALVRKPAARVPAASRIELRSPDPSCNPYLAFAVMIHAGLDGIEQGLEAPDPIRENIYDFDEDKREEYGIDTLPSNLGEAVDALEEDEAIYEALGEHVAPKFVEAKRQEFGEYLIDVSEWELDRYLETF from the coding sequence ATGCCAGATGGAAACCTGACTTCCACGGAAGAGAGCGTACTGGACGAAATCGAAGCAAAAGGCGTCGACTTCCTTCGACTGCAGTTTACCGACATTCTCGGCACGGTCAAGAACGTCGCTGTCCCGGCTCGCCAGGCCGAGAAAGCGTTCACGGAGGGGATCTATTTCGATGGCTCCTCGATCGAGGGCTTCGTCCGCATTCAGGAGTCGGACATGCGCCTCGTTCCGGACCCCGAGACGTTCGCTATCCTCCCGTGGAGACAAGACGACGAGTCCGCTGCCGCCCGGATGATCTGTGACGTCTACGACACGTCGACGGGCGAGCCGTTCGAAGGCGACCCGCGATACGTCCTCAAGCAGGCGCTCGAGCGCGCAAGCGAGATGGGCTATGAGGTCAACTTCGCGCCCGAACCCGAGTTCTTCATGTTCGAAGAAGACGAGGACGGACGCGCCACGACCGAGACCGCAGACCACGGCGGCTACTTCGACCTCGCCCCCAAGGACCTCGCCTCTGACGTTCGCCGAGACATCATCTACGGACTCGAGGACATGGGCTTCGAGATCGAAGCCAGCCACCACGAGGTCGCCCAGGGGCAGTACGAGATCAACTTCGAGTACGACGACGCGCTGACGACCGCCGACAACGTCGGGACGTTCCGAACCGTCGTTCGCGCCATCGCCGCCCAGCACGACCTCCACGCGACGTTCATGCCCAAACCGATCCCGAAAATCAACGGTTCGGGCATGCACACACACATGTCGCTGATGGAAGAAGGCGGCGAGAACGCCTTCCACGACGACGACGACGAGTTCAACCTGAGCGAGACGGCCCACGCCTACCTCGCTGGCATCCTCGAGCACGCGCCGGCGATCACGGCGGTCGCGAACCCGACGGTCAACAGCTACAAACGCCTGGTGCCAGGCTACGAAGCACCGGTGTACGTCGCCTGGTCCGACCGCAACCGCTCGGCGCTCGTGCGCAAACCGGCCGCACGCGTCCCCGCGGCCTCGCGAATCGAACTGCGCTCACCCGACCCTTCGTGTAACCCCTACCTCGCGTTCGCCGTCATGATCCACGCCGGTCTCGACGGTATCGAACAGGGCCTCGAGGCGCCCGACCCGATCCGCGAGAACATCTACGACTTCGACGAGGACAAACGCGAAGAGTACGGCATCGACACGCTACCGTCGAACCTCGGTGAGGCCGTCGACGCCCTCGAGGAAGACGAAGCCATCTACGAGGCACTCGGCGAGCACGTCGCCCCCAAATTCGTCGAAGCGAAACGCCAGGAGTTCGGCGAGTACCTCATCGACGTCTCCGAGTGGGAACTCGACCGCTACCTCGAGACGTTCTGA
- a CDS encoding MFS transporter — MTTEAEQPDVFDPFRQFFSLQRDVLVLSLAMFAFSLGFQMTTRFLPDYLVYLGATGFVVGLFATLGNVIGAVFPYYGGVISDRVGSRYALTAFGLLSTIGFGIWLAGAFVPPVDLGVFVLEPWIWVFVGLLFAQGWKSFGIGATYAIVKQSVPPERLARGFASTETFRRTAFLLAPLIVAVLVADDLMPGFLFVLAIAVVFGLIGTLTQHFLYDASADSLGKEFEGIRRIVDDVRAMPDPLRPLLVADTFVRFANGMVYVFFILVITQVMGIGLTLSLPVVGTVELSPAAFFGVLLGIEMLVALLTMAPTAKLAEYTGLKTVVGLGFFVYAVFPVLLIFAPESVPVLVALFAFSGLRFAGLPAHKALVVGPAKQDAGGRVTGSYYFLRNLIVIPSGALGGILWEFASPELSFAVASTIGMVGVAYFVLFGEEFDAYQ, encoded by the coding sequence ATGACGACCGAGGCCGAGCAGCCGGACGTCTTCGATCCGTTCCGGCAGTTCTTCTCGCTGCAACGGGACGTGCTGGTACTCTCGCTGGCGATGTTCGCGTTCAGCCTCGGCTTTCAGATGACCACCCGATTTCTGCCGGACTATCTCGTCTACCTCGGTGCGACTGGGTTCGTCGTCGGCCTCTTTGCGACGCTCGGCAACGTGATCGGTGCGGTCTTTCCGTACTACGGCGGCGTGATCTCCGACCGCGTCGGCTCGCGGTATGCACTCACCGCCTTCGGCCTCCTCTCGACGATCGGCTTCGGTATCTGGCTCGCCGGCGCGTTCGTTCCGCCGGTCGACCTGGGCGTGTTCGTTCTCGAGCCCTGGATCTGGGTATTCGTCGGCCTGTTGTTCGCACAGGGCTGGAAGTCGTTTGGGATCGGTGCCACGTACGCCATCGTCAAACAGAGCGTCCCACCGGAGCGACTCGCACGCGGGTTCGCAAGCACCGAGACGTTCCGACGAACGGCGTTTCTCCTCGCTCCGCTGATCGTCGCGGTTCTCGTCGCCGACGATCTGATGCCCGGGTTCCTGTTCGTCCTCGCGATTGCGGTCGTCTTCGGGCTCATCGGGACACTCACGCAGCATTTCCTCTACGACGCCTCGGCCGACTCGCTCGGTAAAGAGTTCGAGGGAATCAGACGGATCGTCGATGACGTCCGCGCGATGCCGGATCCCCTCCGACCGCTGCTCGTCGCAGACACGTTCGTTCGCTTCGCCAACGGGATGGTCTACGTCTTTTTCATCCTCGTGATCACGCAGGTGATGGGGATTGGGCTGACCCTGTCGCTGCCGGTCGTCGGGACGGTCGAGCTCTCGCCGGCGGCGTTTTTCGGCGTTCTGCTGGGGATCGAGATGCTCGTCGCGTTGCTCACGATGGCCCCTACCGCAAAGCTCGCCGAGTACACCGGTCTCAAAACGGTCGTAGGGCTGGGCTTTTTCGTCTACGCCGTCTTCCCCGTCCTCCTCATCTTCGCACCCGAAAGCGTTCCCGTTCTCGTCGCGCTGTTCGCGTTCTCCGGACTTCGGTTTGCAGGGCTGCCGGCGCACAAGGCGCTGGTCGTCGGCCCTGCCAAGCAAGACGCAGGTGGCCGCGTCACTGGCTCGTACTACTTCCTTCGGAACCTGATCGTCATCCCAAGCGGCGCGCTCGGTGGTATCCTCTGGGAGTTCGCCAGCCCGGAACTCTCGTTCGCCGTCGCCTCCACCATCGGCATGGTTGGCGTCGCCTACTTCGTCCTGTTCGGCGAGGAGTTCGACGCCTACCAGTGA
- a CDS encoding helix-turn-helix domain-containing protein: protein MHSQEPRLTERLDPVPQSIESAQAKLVFLYLETAGSTTADEIGRTLTMKKIDVLSVLQSLSSAGYVEKDDGEYSIA, encoded by the coding sequence ATGCACTCACAAGAGCCCCGCCTCACAGAACGGCTCGACCCCGTTCCGCAATCAATCGAATCGGCACAGGCGAAACTCGTTTTCCTCTATCTCGAGACAGCAGGCAGCACAACGGCCGACGAAATCGGAAGGACGCTTACGATGAAGAAAATCGACGTCCTGAGCGTTCTGCAATCGCTCTCGAGTGCTGGCTACGTCGAGAAAGACGACGGCGAATACTCGATCGCGTAA
- a CDS encoding SpoVR family protein, giving the protein MSKTNSNADRFRKQAIAADLEEPVAEARHLAQKLGLEPYPVKYWIIDYDEMNELIAYGGFQSRYPHWRWGMQYDRQQKQGQYTGGKAFEIVNNDNPAHAFLQESNTLADQKAVITHVEAHSDFFAKNEWFGLFTGGQSDEAQVNAAAMLERHARAIDEYMSDPEIDRAEVEKWIDHCLSLEDNIDQHRVFERRLDVDGPAEEIDGDLAEKLDELGLSEEIKGEVFDEEWLEKLEAENGQVTFPEEPQKDLLSFVREHGKQYDAESGRAVEMEPWQRDVLDMMRAEAYYFAAQKMTKIMNEGWAAYWESAMMTDEAFAGDDEFVNYADHMAKVLASGGLNPYSLGMELWEYVENTTNRREVLERLLRVEGISWRNLTDVVDFDDVLETLEPPVSIATIEAGTLEELEAAPEEWIDHDALSAAHDGEVDVDRYPWKVLTYEGLARRHYSLVKRQHRGFLSRVNQNELERIGRYLFDDARYASVEEALEDVEFTAGWDRMYDVRESHNDVTFLDEFLTEEFITENNYFTYEHSKATGQFHVASDAAEDVKKKLLLQFTNFGKPTIAVYDGNYNNANELLLGHQYNGVMLDLGKAKETLKRIFELWGRPVNLLTIVKDVNEHDVEVAKRRNREPEPEERGKLIRYDGEEVTVETVPWNEVEHLSAEDVDYDTKPDEWLA; this is encoded by the coding sequence ATGAGTAAGACGAATTCCAACGCCGACCGGTTTCGCAAGCAGGCGATCGCCGCCGACTTAGAAGAGCCGGTCGCAGAAGCCAGACATCTGGCACAGAAACTCGGCCTCGAGCCGTACCCGGTGAAGTACTGGATCATCGATTACGACGAGATGAACGAACTCATCGCCTACGGTGGCTTCCAGAGTCGCTACCCACACTGGCGATGGGGGATGCAGTACGACCGCCAGCAAAAACAGGGCCAGTACACCGGCGGGAAGGCCTTCGAGATCGTCAACAACGACAACCCGGCCCATGCCTTCCTCCAGGAGTCGAACACGCTGGCCGATCAGAAGGCCGTCATCACCCACGTCGAGGCCCATTCGGACTTCTTCGCGAAAAACGAGTGGTTCGGGCTCTTTACGGGCGGCCAGTCGGACGAAGCACAGGTCAACGCCGCCGCGATGCTCGAACGCCACGCCCGGGCGATCGACGAGTACATGTCCGATCCCGAGATCGACCGTGCGGAGGTCGAAAAGTGGATCGACCACTGTCTCAGCTTAGAAGACAACATCGACCAGCACCGGGTGTTCGAACGCCGACTCGACGTCGACGGCCCCGCCGAAGAGATCGACGGGGATCTCGCCGAGAAACTCGACGAACTCGGTCTTTCCGAGGAGATCAAAGGCGAGGTGTTCGACGAGGAGTGGCTCGAGAAACTCGAGGCCGAAAACGGACAGGTCACCTTCCCCGAGGAGCCCCAGAAGGACCTCCTCTCGTTCGTCCGCGAACACGGCAAACAGTACGACGCCGAGAGCGGTCGCGCCGTCGAGATGGAGCCCTGGCAACGGGACGTCCTCGATATGATGCGCGCGGAGGCCTACTACTTCGCCGCCCAGAAGATGACGAAGATCATGAACGAGGGGTGGGCGGCCTACTGGGAGTCGGCGATGATGACCGACGAGGCGTTCGCTGGCGACGACGAGTTCGTCAACTACGCCGATCACATGGCGAAAGTGCTCGCTTCCGGCGGACTCAACCCCTACAGCCTCGGCATGGAACTGTGGGAGTACGTCGAAAACACGACGAACCGCCGCGAGGTGCTCGAGCGCCTGCTTCGCGTCGAGGGAATCTCCTGGCGTAATCTGACCGACGTCGTCGACTTTGACGACGTCCTCGAGACGCTCGAGCCGCCAGTGTCGATCGCCACGATCGAGGCCGGAACGCTCGAGGAACTCGAGGCCGCGCCGGAAGAGTGGATCGACCACGACGCACTGTCGGCTGCCCACGACGGCGAGGTCGATGTCGATCGCTACCCGTGGAAGGTCCTGACGTACGAGGGACTGGCCCGTCGGCACTACTCGCTGGTCAAACGCCAGCACCGTGGCTTCCTCTCGCGGGTCAACCAGAACGAACTCGAGCGGATCGGGCGATACCTCTTCGACGATGCTCGATACGCGAGCGTCGAGGAGGCGCTCGAGGACGTCGAGTTCACGGCGGGCTGGGATCGCATGTACGACGTACGGGAGAGTCACAACGACGTGACCTTCCTGGACGAGTTCCTCACGGAGGAGTTCATCACGGAGAACAACTACTTCACCTACGAGCACTCGAAGGCGACCGGCCAATTCCACGTCGCGAGCGACGCCGCCGAGGACGTCAAGAAGAAGTTGTTGTTGCAGTTTACCAACTTTGGGAAGCCGACGATCGCGGTCTACGACGGCAACTACAACAACGCGAACGAACTCCTGTTGGGCCACCAGTACAACGGCGTCATGCTCGACCTCGGGAAGGCCAAGGAGACCTTGAAGCGGATCTTCGAACTTTGGGGTCGGCCCGTGAACCTCCTGACGATCGTCAAGGACGTCAACGAACACGACGTCGAGGTCGCCAAACGACGCAATCGTGAGCCCGAGCCCGAAGAACGCGGCAAGCTCATCCGATACGACGGCGAGGAAGTGACCGTCGAGACCGTCCCCTGGAACGAGGTCGAACACCTCTCGGCCGAAGACGTCGACTACGACACGAAACCCGACGAGTGGCTCGCCTGA